From a region of the Ovis aries strain OAR_USU_Benz2616 breed Rambouillet chromosome 2, ARS-UI_Ramb_v3.0, whole genome shotgun sequence genome:
- the FABP3 gene encoding fatty acid-binding protein, heart isoform X1, translating to MVDAFVGTWKLVDSKNFDDYMKSLGVGFATRQVANMTKPTTIIEVNGDTVIIKTQSTFKNTEISFKLGVEFDETTADDRKVKSIVTLDGGKLVHVQKWNGQETSLVREIVDGKLILVRWINFEALLNWFLLSLQPSLLCKAKVMPCDQQRVEAGLGGIRTRNTVALGFVHASA from the exons ATGGTGGACGCCTTCGTGGGTACCTGGAAGTTAGTGGACAGCAAGAATTTCGATGACTACATGAAGTCACTCG GTGTCGGTTTTGCTACCAGGCAGGTGGCCAATATGACCAAGCCTACCACAATCATCGAAGTGAATGGGGACACAGTCATCATAAAAACACAAAGCACCTTCAAGAACACAGAGATCAGCTTCAAGCTGGGAGTCGAGTTCGATGAGACCACAGCAGATGACAGGAAGGTCAAG TCCATCGTGACACTGGATGGCGGCAAACTTGTCCACGTGCAAAAGTGGAATGGACAAGAGACATCACTTGTGCGGGAAATAGTTGACGGGAAACTCATTCTGGTAAGATGGATCAACTTTGAAGCCTTACTCAATTGGTTTCTATTGTCCCTTCAACCAAGCCTATTGTGCAAAGCCAAGGTCATGCCCTGTGACCAACAGAGGGTGGAGGCAGGCCTGGGTGGTATTAGGACTCGTAATACCGTGGCTTTGGGCTTTGTACACGCCTCTGCATAA
- the FABP3 gene encoding fatty acid-binding protein, heart (The RefSeq protein has 1 substitution compared to this genomic sequence) translates to MVDAFVGTWKLVDSKNFDDYMNSLGVGFATRQVANMTKPTTIIEVNGDTVIIKTQSTFKNTEISFKLGVEFDETTADDRKVKSIVTLDGGKLVHVQKWNGQETSLVREIVDGKLILTLTHGSAVCTRTYEKEA, encoded by the exons ATGGTGGACGCCTTCGTGGGTACCTGGAAGTTAGTGGACAGCAAGAATTTCGATGACTACATGAAGTCACTCG GTGTCGGTTTTGCTACCAGGCAGGTGGCCAATATGACCAAGCCTACCACAATCATCGAAGTGAATGGGGACACAGTCATCATAAAAACACAAAGCACCTTCAAGAACACAGAGATCAGCTTCAAGCTGGGAGTCGAGTTCGATGAGACCACAGCAGATGACAGGAAGGTCAAG TCCATCGTGACACTGGATGGCGGCAAACTTGTCCACGTGCAAAAGTGGAATGGACAAGAGACATCACTTGTGCGGGAAATAGTTGACGGGAAACTCATTCTG ACACTCACCCATGGCAGTGCGGTCTGCACTCGTACTTACGAGAAAGAGGCATGA